The Pleurodeles waltl isolate 20211129_DDA chromosome 6, aPleWal1.hap1.20221129, whole genome shotgun sequence genome has a segment encoding these proteins:
- the LOC138301589 gene encoding olfactory receptor 6Y1-like, with product MLIIWLVKLDIRLHIPMYFFVSSLSFVEMWYTSVTMPKMLADLLSNDKRISLLGCITQFYFFVSLGTTEDGLLMIMAFDRYLAICKPLRYNSIMSNTFCCKLIVLCYIVGFVSPVIPVAYISQLSFCAPNKIDHFLCDFDPLLKLSCNDTFLSKLTCFVLATTVISVCSVVILSTYICIISSILRIPSNRGRQKAFSTCSSHLTLVILLYVTSGFMYIRPLEQESSHYEKFVSIFYSVIIPLLNPLIYSLRNQQIREALRKAMNKKHT from the coding sequence ATGCTTATCATCTGGTTGGTGAAGCTGGATATACGCCTTCATATCCCTATGTACTTCTTTGTCAGCAGCCTTTCATTTGTGGAGATGTGGTACACCTCTGTCACCATGCCAAAGATGTTGGCAGACTTATTAAGCAACGACAAAAGGATTTCACTGCTAGGCTGCATCACACAGTTCTATTTCTTCGTCTCACTTGGGACAACAGAGGATGGCCTTCTAATGATTATGGCCTTCGACCGTTACTTAGCAATATGCAAGCCTTTGAGGTATAACAGCATCATGTCTAATACGTTTTGTTGTAAATTAATTGTATTATGCTACATTGTTGGATTTGTATCACCAGTGATCCCAGTGGCCTACATCTCCCAATTGTCCTTTTGTGCTCCCAATAAGATTGACCATTTCCTCTGTGACTTTGACCCTCTATTAAAATTGTCCTGCAATGACACTTTCCTGAGCAAACTCACATGTTTTGTGCTTGCTACCACAGTGATTTCGGTATGTTCAGTAGTCATCCTGTCCACTTACATTTGTATTATCTCTTCCATCCTAAGGATTCCATCCAACAGAGGGCGCCAAAAGGCTTTCTCCACCTGTAGCTCTCATCTTACACTGGTTATTTTGCTGTATGTCACTTCTGGTTTCATGTATATAAGACCACTTGAGCAGGAATCCTCTCATTATGAGAAGTTTGTGTCTATCTTCTATTCAGTTATAATTCCACTGCTTAATCCTCTAATATATAGTCTCAGAAATCAGCAAATCAGAGAAGCACTAAGGAAAGCAATGAACAAGAAACACACAtag